A single region of the Penaeus vannamei isolate JL-2024 chromosome 23, ASM4276789v1, whole genome shotgun sequence genome encodes:
- the LOC138865925 gene encoding uncharacterized protein, which yields MFTTVLGYLFILTIRRLSGKPITTYFKSKYGKTALDTFRRTEKLSYRSKKPQKDIKFLNLGKYYDVIPKFLNFRVHNPVFESTQIYRSWCFVLLDREISNQKKKETVITDKLNKDYLNPKSILSPMDYICITRLINNNVHKKMVKVDNIHSNKLLKLGIDVMKKVDKNKVIFNFSDKNLSEEQKDILSHGLDYCLPPTKKTTTKISTHLLYLEDKLKRLLRAIKPSIGESTYNFLSTSGSQPGMLYGLPKVHKPNIPLRPIISSIGTFNYNTAKFLVPIISPLTTNQYTIENSTAFASEITSLDLEQPNTMASFDVESLFTNVPLLETTEIIVDNIQTTHLNKFGLTKDSFKKLLNITAHHSVFSYNDDLYTQTDGVAMGSPLGPSYTNAFLCHHEINWLKQCPPEFRPVYYRRYIDDTFVLFKHPSHVNLFLNYLNSKHQSIKFTCETQLNNQLPFLDTYVTIDNGRFHTSIYRKPTFTGLGLHFLSNIPYIYKINSIRTLITIICAIGWSECITLHQLRGLQNDAPSPGSVSVKVKRL from the exons atgtttacgactgtcttaggctacctcttcatactgactattcGACGCCTGAGTGGCAAACCCATAACGACATACTTCAAAAGCAAGTATGGCAAGACAGCACTGGACACTTTTAGGAGGACGGAGAAGCTTTCCTACCGCTCCAAAAAGCCGCAGAAAGACATAAAGTTCCTGAATTTAGGCAAATATTACGATGTAATTCCCAAATTTCTCAACTTCCGTGTTCACAATCCTGTATTTGAAAGCACCCAAATATATCGCTCCTGGTGTTTTGTACTCCTAGACAGAGAAATCTccaaccaaaagaaaaaagaaactgtaATCACTGACAAACTTAATAAGGATTATCTTAATCCGAAATCTATACTATCTCCAATGGACTATATTTGTATTACTAGACTGATCAACAATAATGTCCACAAGAAAATGGTTAAGGTTGACAACATTCACAGTAACAAACTTCTAAAACTAGGTATTGACGTGAtgaaaaaagttgataaaaacaAAGTGATCTTCAATTTCTCTGATAAAAACTTATCTGAAGAACAGAAAGATATTCTTTCCCATGGACTGGATTATTGTTTGCCGCCAACTAAG AAAACCACTACTAAAATATCCACCCACTTGTTATACCTCGAAGATAAACTCAAAAGACTTCTCCGGGCCATTAAACCATCCATCGGTGAAAGCACCTATAATTTCCTGTCAACTTCTGGCTCCCAACCCGGAATGCTATATGGTCTCCCCAAAGTTCACAAACCAAATATCCCTCTAAGACCCATTATTTCATCGATTGGTACTTTTAACTACAACACTGCAAAGTTCCTGGTTCCTATCATTTCCCCGTTAACTACCAATCAATATACCATTGAAAATTCCACAGCTTTTGCAAGTGAAATAACCTCCCTTGACCTTGAGCAACCCAacactatggcgagttttgatgtggaaTCGTTGTTCACGAACGTGCCACTTCTAGAAACCACAGAGATTATAGTTGACAACATACAAACCACCCATCTTAACAAATTTGGATtaacaaaagatagcttcaagaaACTACTCAATATTACAGCTCATCACTCTGTTTTCTCATATAACGATGATCTTTATACGCAAACGGATGGAGTAGCAATGGGTTCCCCACTTGGCCCCTCATATACCAATGCCTTCCTTTGTCATCATGAAATTAACTGGCTTAAACAGTGCCCACCAGAATTCAGACCTGTCTactaccgacgatatattgatgaCACTTTCGTTCTATTCAAACACCCTTCACatgttaatttgtttttgaattaCCTTAACTCTAAACACCAAAGTattaaatttacctgtgaaacacAACTCAATAATCAACTTCCCTTTCTAGATACCTATGTTACCATTGATAATGGACGTTTCCATACCAGCATTTACCGTAAGCCAACCTTTACTGGCCTCGGCCTTCATTTCCTCAGCaatattccatatatttataaaatcaatagCATAAGAACACTCATCACTATAATCTGTGCA ATTGGCTGGTCGGAGTGCATCACTTTGCATCAACTAAGAGGCTTACAAAATGACGCTCCAAGTCCCGGCAGTGTGAGCGTGAAGGTCAAACGTCTTTGA